The Malus domestica chromosome 08, GDT2T_hap1 genomic interval agtgATTCGAGAAACACAACCAAATTAAACCATTATTAGCAACCTGCAAATCACCTAAGATAATTCAATCCGTACCCCAAAACAAATGCAATTTACGACCCTCACCTAAACCAATTGCCAACTTATACATCACTAACTAATTtaccacaaaaaaataaaaaacaaaggatAGTATGTATATGTCAGatccaaatatataaataaaaagaaacaaaccataaaaaaataaatagaaagcAACCCAGCTCTGTCTCCTAGGTGGGACCGCAAACATCACTTGTAGAAAGCTGTAAAGGTTGACGTATAAATTATCGCTAATCTTTTGATAGAGAcagtgtgatttttttttatggggGGTTTGAATTTCCTTGATCGATGGGGAGCATCGGCGTCTCGACCGAGGATGATGAGTTGGAGCAGTTGAGCGAGCGCTTCGACGGTTACAGCTTGAGTGCCGACGTCAGCGAGTCCGAAAGCTCCAGTGGCTTTTCCTGTCGGCAGTACGGTCGCCAAGCTCCTGCTGCTTCCGCTTCTCTCACTTCTTTGCCTCCATCTGGACCCGACTTCGCTGACATTTTTTATTCTCAGCGGCCGCCCATGCAGTTTGTTTTGCCGGCGGTAGGTGGACAACATGTCGTCCTTCCGCCGTCTATGACGGAGAAACCCCGGACCAAGTTGTCCGGTTAGTGTGTTTTACTTTAGAAATGTTTGCTATTTTACTTTGGAATGTTTGTAGtgcaaaaatttggaaaatttcCGGTCATTATTAGTTCATGTGGATAGTACAAAGAATTGAGCTTTCTAAATTCAGGCAAGTAATTAGCGTAGGATTTGAAGTTTCAGATAGAACTATATGTAATGCAAGGAAATGGGGGGAAACAGTTGCAATTGCAGTGTAAATCGAGCTATTTAAATCCACGCAAGTAATTGGTATAGCATTTTAAGGCTTAGAACTTGTATGTCGGTCTCTATTTTTCGCTGTGGgcgaagagaaaaaaaaaagaatgaagcTTTGCTGGAGTGCAACTGCAAATTAGACGTTTGTATACTACCATTTATAATTGTGCTATCTGCAGAAGTTGAATTGATGAAGGAGCGGTTTGCAAAGCTTCTGCTCGGAGAAGATATGTCCGGCGGAGGCAAGGGAGTCTGAGATTGGCAGAAGGCAGTGGTGTTCTTATAGACGACGACGTGCATATGAAGGGGAAGGTGCTAAAACATTGTTTGCGGACAAAGGCAAGTGGAATGTCGAGCCTATGACGACATtgttggacttggattgtctaccctcccatTTAGGTGCTCTTCCCGTACCCTCATGTTTTATGTGGTCAtgattaagccacgttaatattttatattattttttataaaaataataaaacaaaaaaaaatagtaatataaaatgttgacgtggtttaaccgtgaccacaaaaacagGAGAACACGAGGAGGGCACAGAaattggagggcagacaatccaagtccgacATTGTTTGCACCCAACGCTTGCGTTGGAGAGCGATCTTTCAATGTTTGTGCTGGAGTGTCTTCATTATGTGTTGGTTTATGTCGCCATAATTTTGACTGGAagcccatttaaaaaaaatagggaaaatTTGAAAGAGATCTAATTTTATAGCCTATCTTTTGAAATAAGTTTAatttttagtgattttttacTTTTGAAATAGATCTAATTTTTAGTCTAATTGGATCCATATCAAAAGACCCCAAAAAAATATCATCCAAAGTGATATTAAGTTATTATGATTGGTTTTTACTACAATActtatatgtatttaatacaattatCATTTCAACGTTCAAAAataattgtgttaaatacaatattcatataaaatataattaaccATTTAATGATAAttaatattaaatatatttaaatgttGTAGTCAATCCTCGATTcataatcattttttatacaacAATATTGGGACCTCCTCCTTATAGATAGAGAGGAATGCCATAATTGAGCCGAAATTAAATAATTGGGCCGGGTTTTGGGTGGCTTGAGGCCCAGAATCTTTGCCCTAGTATTAGTTAGTCAGATTTCTACCCAAGAAAGGAATCGGGGGCCCAGCACTTGTTAGGGATAAGATGGCCCATGGAATCATATTTTCACACAAGGATTCCATAAAGAAAATCTTAACTAACAAATGTTGATGAGCCAAGGAAATTGGAATTGGATTCCATTCGGATTCATTTAGTAAGGATTCTAGAAATCTCCATATTTTAGTTATTCATTGTGTATTATGCggtcaaaaattatttaaattatttatttaaaattaaacacaaatagtatttAACGAAAACGGGTCGcatgatgtacaatgaacagTCATGATGTAggaatccctaggatccccacaaagtggatccgaagaggatccattTCCAAGGACATCTTCGTTAAGTTATAaaatagaaaaactaatgaaaatggtttgaaaactttgagttttaacgataaagacaaaatatagggtaaagtgaatagtaccaagattaactttttagtgtaaaaatatgattttttgttaaaataaatatacCGAGAgctttcgttaaagtttccttatAAATTTACAAGTTGCACAAGTACCAAATTATTCGTAGATTACCTGCACAAGTACCAAATTATTCGTAGATTATTAATTAACTTCAATCACAATAGTGAAAAGcaagttttccttaaacaaTAGATGAAGCACGTCCACATTCAACTCATAATTTCGaggaaaaaaattcaatatgCCGGAAATAAGGTTCAGTACATAAAGTATCATGATATAAATAGTtgaatattttatttcaaaGTATCCAACCATTTATACTACAGCACTTAGTGTACCAAACAGTATTTATGACACATTAAAATATCTCCCAAAAtttgctattttattttatttattagtgATTCCGAGAGAGACACAACCAAAATAAACCATTATTAGCAACCTGCAAATCACCTAAAATAATTCAATCCGTACCCCAAAACAAATGCAATTTACGACCCTCACCTAAACCAACTGCCAACTTATACATCGCTAACTAATTtaccacaaaaaaataaaaaaacaaaaaatattatgtaTATGTAAGAtccaaatatataaaataaatttaaaaaaaagcaacaaacaataaataaaataaatagaaagCAACCCAGCTCTGTCTCCTAGGTGGGACCGCAAACATCACTTATAGAAAGCTATAACGGTAGACGTATAAATTTAGCGCTAATCTTTTGATCTTTCCACTTTCCTGTCCTcggcaaagagagagagagtacgagACGGTGTGATTTTGTTTGTTGGGGGGTTTGAGTTTCCTTGATCGATGGGGAGCACCGGCGTCTCGTCCGAGGATGATGAGTTGGAGCAGTTGAGCGAGCGCTCCGACAATTACAGCTTGAGTGCCGACGTCAGTGAGTCCGAAAGCTCCAGTGGCTTTTCCTCTCGGCAGTACGGTCGCCAAGCTCCTGCTGCTTCCGCTTCTCTCACTTCTTCGCGTCCAACTGGACCCGACTTCGCTGACATTTGTAATTCTCAGCAGCCGCCCATGCAGTTTGTTTTGCCGGCGGTAGGTGGACGACGTGTCGTCCTTCCGCCGTCTATGACGGAGAAACCCCAGACCAAGTTGTCCGGTTAGTGTGTTTTACTTTAGAAATGTTTGCTATTTTACTTTGGAATGTTTGTAGtgcaaaaatttggaaaatttcCGGTCGTTATTAGTTCATGTGGATAGTACAAAGAATTGAGCTTTCTAAATTCAGGCAAGTAATTAGTGCAGGACTTGAAGTGTTAGATAGATATGTAATGCAAGGAAATGGGGGAAAACAGTTGCAATTGCAGTGTAAAATTGAGCTATTTAAATCCACGCAAGTAATTGGTATAACATTTTAAGGCTTAGAACTTGTATGTCGGTCTCTGTTTTTCGCTCTGggcgaagaaaaaaaaaagaatgaagcTTTGCTGGAGTGCAACTGCAAATTAGACGTTTGTATACTACCATTTATAATTGTGCTATCTGCAGAAGTTGAATTGATGAAGGAGCGGTTTGCAAAGCTTCTGCTTGGAGAAGATATGTCCGGCGGAGGCAAGGGAGTCTGTACTGCGCTTGCTATTTCCAATGCAATCACAAATCTTTCTGGTTTGTACAAACTCTGGTCATCTTGGTTTGAATCCTTGCTTCCTTACAACTTCCCCCAAAACCCTTCTTACGGTTTTTAGTATTAAAAGACACATTGCTATACGTTCCCTTCAGTtgtccaattagttttatgtctttttcattcGGTTTTATTGGCAGCCACCGTATTTGGGGAGTTGTGGAAGTTGGAGCCTCTGGCTCCCCAGAAGAAGGCAATGTGGTGCCGAGAGATGGATTGGCTTTTGTCTGTAAGTGATTCTATTGTTGAGCTCATACCATCAGTACAAGATTTCCCTGGTGGTGGGACCTTTGAGGTTATGGTCACTCGGCCACGCTCTGATCTGTATGTAAACCTCCCGGCACTCAAGAAACTGGATGCAATGCTGCTTAGCATTCTTGACGGATTCCACGATTCTGAGTTTTACTATGTTGACCGAGGAATAATTGTTCCTGATTCTGATGATGGTGCCTTGTCTCTCTCTTCCGGCAGACCATCTACTAGGCAAGAAGAGAAATGGTGGCTTCCATTCCCTAAGGTCCCCTCAAATGGTCTGTCGGAAAATGTCAGAAAGACTTTGCAACAGTGTCGGGAATGCACAAATCAGATCCTTAAGGCTGCAATGGCCATCAATAGTAGTGTGCTAGCTGAAATGGAAACCCCAGATGCTTACTTGGAGAGTTTACCCAAGGTAAGGAGAAATCTGTACTTTCATATCTATTCCTATGCATGATAAATCGTGTATGGGAATTAGATGTATGCAGAGATCAACGCATTATTTTCTTGTTACTTTTTTCAAAACCATATGGACTATAGTTGTTTTGAGGCTCAGTTAGTCTGATTTTCGACCATCGTTGTACTTTTCCAGATTGTCAAGATGTTATTCATATGTATTCGTGTTAGCTATCCAGTTAGGGGGCTAGGCATGATATGGCTAAGTTATGCTTGATGTTCATTTATCTGATTTATTACCATTTTTGTATGTTGACATCATTTTACTGATCTCAGAGTGGGAAAGCTTGTTTAGGCGAAATCATTTACCGTTTTATAGCTGCTGATCGGTTTTCCCCAGAATGTCTTCTTGATTACTTGGACCTCTCATCAGAATACACCACTCTAGAAATAGCAAACAGGATTGAGGCTGCCGCACACATTTGGAAGCAGAAGCATGTGAAACCCCATCTAACTCGTGTAAATTCTGCAAAGTCATCCTGGGGTGGAAAGGTCAAAGGCTTTGTCAGTGACATAGAAAAGAGTAAGCTTCTCGGATATAGGACGGATACCCTCTTACAGAATCTGAAGAGACGGTTCCCTGGCCTCCCACAGACTGCTCTGGACATGAACAAGATTCAGTACAACAGGGTACGCACCCAAAAAAACTTTATCATCTTTGCTCGAATATAAGGAAAGAATAGTTGGTCAAGCCCCTTGCTTGCTGTTTctaacattttcttttctgtcCCAAAGTATGATAAAAATTATTGAAACTGGAAGGTTACCAATTCAATGTTATATGCATGAGGAGTCTGAGTTTGAAAACGCATGTTATTGTCTTGTATTGTTGTTCTTTAGTCCGAAAATTATGCTGTGAATGTATTATAGTTCCCTTCATTCTAATCGAGAAAACTTAATTTCCCGTGTGCTGCACTGCAGGATGTGGGGCAGTCAATCCTTGAGAGCTACTCTAGGGTGATGGAACGCATAGCCTTCAACATAATGGCGAGGATAGATGATCTACTATACGTAGACGATGCCACCAAACAGCGGGCAGCTGCAGAGTCTATGTCCCTGTATGACCAGGGAAGGATTGGTGGCACATTGCCAAAACAGAAGCGGATATCACCCAGTCCCTTCTCAATTCACCGTACCTCTTCAATTACATTGCCAGCATTGGATCCTGCTGTGAATCAGATAGGTAGAAGCCCCGGTGGAAGGACACataataaacaaacaacgaagAATAATTTCAGCGACGCGGTGGAAGACAAATTAGAAAAATTAATCTTCTGATGATGTTGAGATAATACGCTGACCAGCTTCCCTGTCCTATATAGCTAATTAAGGTTAGTATTTGATAAGCTGTGTTTTTTAACTCTATGATCCAATAATATAGCCAGAGAATCCAATGTGTTTAACCATGTTTAACGAACTAATGCAGTCACGATGACTGAGAAATGCCATGTCCAAGTGATACCATAAAATCTGCTGCAAAATTTGTTTCTTCAAATGCATGGACAAACAAAACTTAGTTAATTCAGAcccaaataaaatatattaattatatgttGCCAAAGCGAGTGAATGTCTCCAAAGGAAGAATCCACCGCCAAAGAGGCTGCCAAGgaacctttttgttttttttgggcgCAATAATGTGTTTAGGCAGGTCCAAATCACGTAACATGAAAGCCCAAACAAGTCCATTTACGTTTTTCAAGTACTTCAGCTAACGGAAGAAATACAAGACTGGGTACTCACCAGTCAGTACCCAAATAAAACTCTCCGCTTACAtgatcaataaaataaaaagaaaactaataaaaaatgcttgaaaattttgagtattaacgataaagacaaaataaagggtaaagtgaatagtactataattgaatttttaatgtaaaattatgattttttgttaaaatgaacagtacttagagctttttgttaaaattccctaCAATAAAAGCATTTGTCACTTTTATAATTGGGTAGTGTTATCAACGGTCAGGATTAATACAAagatgaaaaattattaaaaaggtaaaaaataGAATTTCTTTATTATTCTACAAAGTTTACACTTAAATATATTTGTGAATTGTATTGCTATCGTTCTTGCTCTTACTCAACGaataaaatcacacaaaaataaatattattcaaAGTAAATAGTAAGAACAAGTTAGCTGCCTTGCCCTCCTTCAAAGGGTGAAAACTGCTCTTAAAGATATTGGGGGGGGCGGGGGAGAAGAGTTCACATGGCATGCAGTAAAGCTGGAAAGAGATTCGCCAACATCAGCATCAACATAAGCATCGTCATAGCCCTCATCATTCTTGGGTTGAAAACTAAAACACAGATATTTCTTCCACACCACATCTTCCCTAACCCTAACCAGTAAACCGACAACCAAACCAGCACCCCACAAACACCCTTTTCGTCTGTTAAAATAGTTTACTCTATAATATGAGTGATCCTGATTCCTTGTCCTTGATATGtataaaaacaaaagcaaacaaaccaGTCTCTCGTCGTCTCTCTTTTGCaagcttttcaaaatttaattaattaacaggAGGGCCCTAAGGTGACATGCCTAATGGCTAATACGCGAGGAGACGCGAGACAAtatgaaagaagagagagagcggATCcactagaaaagaaaagaaaagaaacatccATAGCTCGCAGCCTCACACACAATCATGAGAGAAGGTGGATTATTCCAGTTCCACATGCATCGAGCTCATTtcatttcttttgctttttaaaATTGAACGACTAGTCAACCACATTTCAAAACAGTGCTGCATTTACTACATCATTTGACCTTTCATAAACTAAATATTAACTACTGTTTTATGCGGCTGAAATCATGAACAAATGTCTGTTGAGCAATTGCCTTTTGCTATATATGTTGCTATTGCAAATCGAAAAATTCGTCCCCACCAGGCACCAGCCCATAATTCCAGTGCCACCATCGATCCTAATATAAATGCACTTTTTCATAAAGGGAACAAAAGAACAGAAGCATGGATAAAAGTTTACACGTTAAGTTGCACACAGACAGAAAGAGTACAGGAAAGAAACAAAGCGCATGAACTTTTTTCAAGGCTGATAGTAGGAGGCATTAAACTAAAAGGCCGGAAAAGTTTACTCCAATCTGTTTATTTATCTGGAGTCTTGACATAAAAAGAATCGGTGGATTTCTCACGCCCGACGGATATAGTACACAATGTATAAAGTTTTGTATGCTTTGCCCTTAAAAATTAAGCcatattattaatatttcatGTGTGTAACACTGTATCAATATATGATGCAACTCTCTATGAACATCAGCTAGAGAGAGATGTTGTACGAGAGAAAGAGATCATCTCCATATCTATACATCAAGAGCCCAAGAATTAAATGATCCGggcttttaaaatttgatcaaacgactaAAAGCAGAAAAGTtagtaaaaaatttaaaagctacaataattttttaccgtatgatcaaattttaaagccGCAGATCATTTGATCCCTGGGTTCCGAACACATAGATCCGTAGAGGATCTCTTCCCTTGTATGAGAAAGAGATAAGGAGAGTTTCTTAAAAGTAGAACTCTCTATGTATCATAGTTTAATGTCAATTTCTGtactaacattttaaaatattgtGTTAAAAATATGAGGTGAAAAAGAATCTTTAGAGAGTTATTTTTCAGAGAATTtcctcaacatttctcatatgaAAATTAACTTTAGTTAATTTAAACACGTGACGcctttgaattatttgattatCCCTGCTCTTCATCTCCTATCTAGGCTTCTAGCAAATTTAAAGTAGGGGTGGATCTCAAACCGAAAATGGGATCTCAATTCCAAACCAAATATTTTCGGGACGGGATTTGAAAACCAATTCCGaaccaaaatttcggtattATCAATTTTTGAGATTTGCGAAATGTTTTCGGTATTCCGATTGGGATTGGATTTTTGGTTATGGGCTTTTGGGTTTTTAGGttgaaatttgagatttttttaatgtgaGCTAAAATTTAGGCCTTGGGCCTAAAATTTTGTTCCACAATTTCATATCAATTGAAATTTAGAGTTTTTTTTACCTCATaataatttgaaatttcataCAAATTCAATCATAGCAAGTCAAATTGATGTTTCAAAGTTCCAAACTACTTAATTTCATACTTCTATTTCTAATATAGTCTACTATCAAACTACTTAAATTCAACTTTTAACATGCATGCaaccaaaataaatatttttatttttcgatTCGGTTCAGGATTCCCGAACCGTTGAATATGTAATCTCGATTCTCGTACCAAAAGGTTTGGGATTGGTTTAGTATGGATCCCGAAAATTTTAGTATCATTAGCTTGGAAATTTTTTGGTATGAGgtcggaatttttttttttagtttgagATTTTTGGGAAAAATTTATAGCCGTAGTTTAAACAATAAATTAACCCTAGATTATTATAGCTAGAATAGCAAaattggacaaggattgtctgccctccttgttcccgtgcccttctgttttgtgtggtcacggttaagccacgtcaacattttatattatatttttttatagagataataagacaaaaatgaataataatataaaatattgacgtgacttcaccgtgaccacacaaacagaagggcacgggAATAAGgatggcagacaatccttgtccaacaaaatttactgtGAACTGATAAAGGAATTTTATTTGCCACAGCCATAAAATCTAGCCAAGCTATTAACTAAACACTTTTCACTCCAGGACAAGTACACCCGCACAGTACTATGTACTCAGTAAGTGGAAATTTTTCTTTATCACCGGAATACAAATTGGTACATTACATGTTAAGATATAAGTGAAGATAAGTTTTTCTTTACTTGCAttatgacacgtggtgtactgaCCTGTGTTTCGGATACATAAAAAAATCTCTTCTCAATTAGTATGACTGGCAgttcaattaattaatatttactaactacaaaattaattaatattcctAATTacttcaacatcttttggctttTGGTCACCTAGCTAGGGTTTTGAGAAAAACTAATGTTGAGGGATGGATCGTTCGCTCTCTTCCCCAGATGATCAGTTATTATCTAAATTAGTATTGGTTTGTCTaaagtttaaactttaaaattaaatCACTGACAATATCTTCTACGAAATGGAAAAACAAGCGTGAAGTGTGATTAAGTAATTTCATTGTCCCAATGATTCAATCATGGCTACTTCTGACAGAAACTCAGCCAGGACAACTGGTATGGAcgcagagagaaagagaaagactaATGGGACGGTGACAGGTCACATAAGTACAAGACATGtcaaattcaatttcaattttcagTCGATGAACATTTATTCTACGCGGGAGTGGGATCCTAATTTCTTCACTCTGTTGTGTGTTTTTACTTCGGTATAGTTCCTTCCTTCGTTCCTTTGAATACTTTGAAACTGTGAAAATATTTATTGGGCACGGACCGTATAGTTGGGGAGTAGATTTCAATCAATAGGTAGTAGAGAAGGTTGGTCTATAGTAAATGCATGCGGGTTGCTAATTGCTAGGGAGATTTAACTTGTGGAAGTTTGctcttataaataaataaaataaaataactacATATTCAGCTAGCTGGGGAGTGATGAAGTGAGGAGAAGATGATGGCCTGGGAAGTGATTTTGATGACAGCGTATGGGTTGGGTTGTGGGTGTCATGAGTAGGACGTATCAATCGACAAAGAGGAAGTTTTATCGTCTGAAATTAACCTCTCAGAGACTACTGGAGACTACAAAATTAAAAAGCAAGCACTGCACATGATGCATAGCATACACGGTGGAATTATGAAAAGGAAGCACTAAAACTATTTACTGTATGGTGTAATAATTGGAGAGGATTGACCTAAAATTTACCTTTTCTTTCCATTGTCAAATGTAAAGTATATATACGTGTGTCACATATAGGTCAAAATGACCATATTTTTGTAGGAGGGAAATGATCATGGGGTACCTAGGATTCCAAACTTAGTGGTTTAGTAGGACCCTTCATCAATAAAACGAGGTTGTCCATTAAGCTTGTCGAGCTTGTCAATTAATTAAGCTTTAGTTCGAAATGCTTGGAGCTTTTTGCTGGTCAAATCTCAATGACAAATACAAATCCTGTGAAGCTTTTTATAGCATCACTCACCAATAGAATGATGTAAAATTTAACGAAATTTAGCTTGCTTTTTAGCTAGGAGAGTAATGTAAATAGAACGGATATGTCTTGTCGTAATCGTAGGATTTCGTATCTATTATACATCGTTATATAGATAAAAATTTACACATGCGCTATGACATGAGATAATTCAGAAAGTTAGTGCACCACGGGCACAATTAAGTAATGGTGGATGCATGACTCTACCTCGTTGCATTTAAACAATAAAGGGTGCAGTGGCAAAATAATTTCTTCAGTTTTTACGATGAAACATTTCGTCAAGCACTTGACCAACCCATACCCATGTGCTATTAGCTTACATCCTCGCACTTTAATGCTCTTTAAATTATTTCTTTAGGTTAATATTGAATAAAACGAAGAGTTAAATCATATATGTATAGGGCGGGGATCTCAAATTTATAAGAGGGCTGGAGGAGGGAGGTTCGACGTTCTTTAACCTTTTTTTGAACTCGTTTGTTTCACAGAGCATGATTGAAGAATAGATAATTTTGAGTAGTTTTATAAAACTAAGAGGGGCATGTGCCCCCTAGTTTGTGATCACATTCGCCTTGTGCCATTGGAAAGACATTACGGTGGACAGTGTACCCG includes:
- the LOC103440210 gene encoding rop guanine nucleotide exchange factor 1-like isoform X2, which gives rise to MGSIGVSTEDDELEQLSERFDGYSLSADVSESESSSGFSCRQYGRQAPAASASLTSLPPSGPDFADIFYSQRPPMQFVLPAVGGQHVVLPPSMTEKPRTKLSEVELMKERFAKLLLGEDMSGGGKGVCTALAISNAITNLSATVFGELWKLEPLAPQKKAMWCREMDWLLSVSDSIVELIPSVQDFPGGGTFEVMVTRPRSDLYVNLPALKKLDAMLLSILDGFHDSEFYYVDRGIIVPDSDDGALSLSSGRPSTRQEEKWWLPFPKVPSNGLSENVRKTLQQCRECTNQILKAAMAINSSVLAEMETPDAYLESLPKSGKACLGEIIYRFIAADRFSPECLLDYLDLSSEYTTLEIANRIEAAAHIWKQKHVKPHLTRVNSAKSSWGGKVKGFVSDIEKSKLLGYRTDTLLQNLKRRFPGLPQTALDMNKIQYNRDVGQSILESYSRVMERIAFNIMARIDDLLYVDDATKQRAAAESMSLYDQGRIGGTLPKQKRISPSPFSIHRTSSITLPALDPAVNQIGRSPGGRTHNKQTTKNNFSDAVEDKLEKLIF
- the LOC103440210 gene encoding rop guanine nucleotide exchange factor 1-like isoform X1, producing MGSTGVSSEDDELEQLSERSDNYSLSADVSESESSSGFSSRQYGRQAPAASASLTSSRPTGPDFADICNSQQPPMQFVLPAVGGRRVVLPPSMTEKPQTKLSEVELMKERFAKLLLGEDMSGGGKGVCTALAISNAITNLSATVFGELWKLEPLAPQKKAMWCREMDWLLSVSDSIVELIPSVQDFPGGGTFEVMVTRPRSDLYVNLPALKKLDAMLLSILDGFHDSEFYYVDRGIIVPDSDDGALSLSSGRPSTRQEEKWWLPFPKVPSNGLSENVRKTLQQCRECTNQILKAAMAINSSVLAEMETPDAYLESLPKSGKACLGEIIYRFIAADRFSPECLLDYLDLSSEYTTLEIANRIEAAAHIWKQKHVKPHLTRVNSAKSSWGGKVKGFVSDIEKSKLLGYRTDTLLQNLKRRFPGLPQTALDMNKIQYNRDVGQSILESYSRVMERIAFNIMARIDDLLYVDDATKQRAAAESMSLYDQGRIGGTLPKQKRISPSPFSIHRTSSITLPALDPAVNQIGRSPGGRTHNKQTTKNNFSDAVEDKLEKLIF